From a single Drosophila sulfurigaster albostrigata strain 15112-1811.04 chromosome 3, ASM2355843v2, whole genome shotgun sequence genomic region:
- the LOC133844659 gene encoding ribosome biogenesis protein BRX1 homolog: protein MGRKFQKKGKKVEQLEIVPLDENPPLPSQRPSDEVIPKKEKWINKQRVLVFAARGISHRDRHLMRDIKTLMPHHRAESKMERAKTLSVINEMSEMKHCNKAMLFEGRRKRDLYMWVANTSGATGPSAKFLIENIHTMAELKLTGNCLKGSRPFLSFDAKFDELPHLKLLKELLVQTFSVPNHHPKSQPFIDHVYTFTYLDNRIWFRNFQILSEDGGLSEVGPRYVMNPVKIFDGSFTGKTIWENPDYVSPSKQRQLLKKAAKDKYVNRVEQKVQHEATRPMNAYEGLDNEEIFDDEDPIETAKLLALKAKKKAQQTKTPKAALTQKIKDKQMKAVQKVIEQRKAKVKREKKV, encoded by the exons ggccgtaaatttcaaaagaaaGGAAAGAAGGTCGAGCAGTTGGAGATTGTGCCGCTGGATGAAAATCCACCACTCCCATCACAACGACCATCTGATGAAGTGATTCCAAAAAAG GAGAAATGGATCAACAAACAGCGTGTATTGGTGTTTGCCGCACGTGGTATCAGCCATCGAGACAGACATTTAATGCGTGATATCAAAACATTGATGCCGCATCATCGTGCCGAGTCCAAAATGGAGCGTGCCAAAACGTTGTCGGTCATCAATGAAATGTCTGAGATGAAGCACTGCAACAAGGCTATGTTGTTTGAGGGACGCCGTAAAAGAGATCTGTACATGTGGGTGGCGAATACTTCGGGTGCTACCGGACCATCTGCTAAATTTCTCATTGAGAATATTCACACAATGGCTGAGCTGAAATTGACCGGCAATTGCTTGAAGGGTTCGCGTCCGTTCCTATCGTTTGATGCTAAGTTTGACGAGTTGCCACATCTGAAACTGCTCAAAGAGTTGTTGGTGCAGACATTTTCGGTGCCTAACCATCATCCCAAGAGCCAGCCGTTTATTGATCATGTGTACACATTCACCTACCTGGATAATCGTATCTGGTTCCGTAATTTCCAAATCCTTTCCGAAGATGGTGGTCTCTCCGAGGTGGGACCCCGCTATGTCATGAATCCTGTAAAGATTTTTGATGGCTCATTTACGGGCAAAACCATTTGGGAGAATCCCGACTACGTGAGTCCATCGAAGCAGCGACAATTGTTGAAGAAGGCTGCCAAGGACAAATATGTTAATCGTGTTGAGCAAAAGGTGCAACACGAAGCAACGCGTCCCATGAATGCTTATGAGGGTCTGGACAATGAAGAGATCTTCGACGACGAGGACCCCATTGAGACAGCCAAACTGTTAGCACTGAAGGCCAAAAAGAAGGCACAGCAAACTAAAACGCCGAAGGCGGCATTGACACAAAAGATTAAGGACAAACAGATGAAGGCCGTGCAGAAGGTGATTGAGCAAAGGAAGGCCAAGGTGAAACGTGAGAAAAaggtttaa
- the LOC133844656 gene encoding choline transporter-like 1, whose product MGCAESKDGEGEAQNNRNRPKYRSCTDVFWLVLYILFWLFLIVIAIFSFVFGNPLRLINGYDSFGNTCGVKHNERFQNFPLSGRNTLDTPELFYFSVKELKQSLKICVKTCPKRTLNEPSELFSYFTETGTQLCKYDYNMAQVERLSKGDKTFNILGPCPTLPVLESSPVLHRCVPKTAADEVVNVLNSWDVAQQFLSDIYSTWHLIAAVCGISLLISIVLVITMHWLSRLVSWIICVLVIIASVGLAGALWYAYYSIRNKSPNVQYSQLEEFLRNRDAVFALAVIATITMIILLVIIYFLKNKLSGLSALFEEAGVCMMNLPGLLIAPLLAFIVLIAFLSFWVMVVICLVTATTPDESPLALFHGNAGFQQLPANAGQFLNQTTTTNDQRTIPRIEYADAGALRSMFWVYVVGLIWTVEFIFACQQFALAAAVAFWYFGKPTTTPTWYAIGKLIKYHLGTVAKGSFVITIFKIPRLILTYLYAKLKKGEDKGSECAACCLKCCICGFWLLEKFIRFLNHNAYTVVAIESINFCPAAGIAWNAMATNALQVATINSIGDFILFLGKVVVAALSGLIGIVMLKDKPGLNFYMAPVILIIIFSFFIAHIVLSLFEMVVDTLFLCVCEDKTINGRAGRWAQSNLAKLVGEEPLQPGEEPPIQVVEMMPINKQPFSITRLPPTDAEVYPMAE is encoded by the exons ATTGTGATCGCGATCTTCTCCTTCGTTTTTGGCAATCCATTGCGTCTGATTAATGGCTATGACTCCTTTGGCAATACCTGTGGCGTTAAGCACAATGAACGCTTTCAGAATTTCCCGCTATCCGGACGCAATACACTTGATACACCCGAACTGTTCTACTTCAGTGTCAAGGAGCTCAAACAATCGCTTAAGATTTGCGTTAAAACCTGTCCGAAACGCACACTGAATGAACCCAGCGAGCTGTTCAGTTATTTTACTGAAACTGGCACCCAACTCTGCAAATATGACTATAATATGGCGCAGGTGGAAAGGCTGAGCAAGGGCGACAAAACATTCAACATACTCGGCCCGTGTCCCACGCTTCCAGTGCTCGAAAG ttCGCCGGTGTTGCATCGTTGCGTGCCCAAAACGGCTGCTGATGAGGTGGTCAATGTGCTCAACAGCTGGGATGTTGCTCAACAGTTTCTCTCCGATATTTACTCCACCTGGCACCTTATAGCCGCAGTCTGCGGTATTTCCCTGC TCATTTCCATTGTATTGGTTATCACGATGCATTGGCTTTCCCGCCTCGTCTCCTGGATAATTTGTGTGCTCGTCATCATTGCCAGCGTTGGCTTGGCTGGTGCATTGTGGTATGCTTACTACAGCATACGCAACAAGTCACCAAATGTTCAATACTCTCAACTGGAGGAGTTCTTGCGCAATCGAGATGCTGTCTTTGCCTTGGCTGTTATAGCCACTATAACTATG ATCATCCTGTTGGTCATcatatattttctgaaaaataaattgtccGGCTTGTCGGCACTTTTTGAGGAGGCGGGCGTCTGCATGATGAATCTGCCTGGACTGTTAATAGCTCCACTCTTGGCATTTATAGtgctaattgcatttttaagcTTTTGGGTAATGGTGGTCATCTGCCTTGTAACAGCCACCACTCCGGATGAGAGTCCGCTTGCACTTTTCCACGGCAATGCCGGATTTCAACAGCTGCCCGCCAATGCTGGGCAATTCCtcaaccaaacaacaacaacaaacgatcAAAGAA CTATTCCTCGTATAGAGTATGCAGATGCCGGAGCCTTGCGCAGCATGTTCTGGGTCTATGTGGTGGGTCTCATTTGGACTGTGGAGTTTATTTTTGCCTGCCAGCAATTTGCTTTGGCCGCAGCTGTGgccttttggtattttggcAAGCCAACAACGACACCAACTTGGTATGCCATTGGCAAGCTGATTAAGTATCATTTGGGCACCGTTGCCAAGGGTTCTTTTGTGATTACCATTTTCAAAATTCCACGCCTCATCTTGACATACCTTTATGCCAA aTTGAAGAAGGGCGAGGATAAGGGCTCTGAATGCGCTGCCTGCTGTTTGAAGTGCTGCATTTGCGGCTTTTGGCTGCTTGAGAAGTTTATACGATTCCTTAATCATAATGCCTACACTGTGGTTGCCATTGAATCCATCAACTTTTGCCCAGCCGCAGGCATC GCTTGGAATGCCATGGCCACCAATGCTTTGCAAGTGGCAACAATCAACAGCATTGGTGACTTTATTCTCTTCTTGGGCAAGGTTGTTGTGGCCGCACTTTCCGGCTTGATTGGCATCGTTATGCTGAAGGATAAGCCAGGCCTTAACTTCTATATGGCTCCCGTCATATTGATTATCATCTTCTCGTTCTTTATTGCTCACATTGTGCTGTCGCTCTTTGAGATGGTCGTCGATACACTCTTCCTGTGTGTCTGCGAGGATAAGACGATTAATGGACGCGCCGGTCGCTGGGCGCAGAGCAATCTGGCCAAGCTAGTTGGCGAGGAACCGCTGCAGCCGGGCGAAGAGCCACCAATTCAGGTGGTCGAAATGATGCCCATTAACAAGCAGCCATTCAGCATTACACGACTGCCACCCACAGATGCCGAAGTGTATCCTATGGCCGAGTAA